In the Magnolia sinica isolate HGM2019 chromosome 15, MsV1, whole genome shotgun sequence genome, one interval contains:
- the LOC131226911 gene encoding uncharacterized protein LOC131226911: MEETKPPFTSEIMDEVMPQRFRMPPVIQYSGSGDPSEHVESYRSWIQIQLATDAMLCRAFSLTLSGSTRSWYRQLKPKSIGSFAELSRLFLTQFITSKKSRKPTTHLFTLKQGNKESLKDFIARFNKEALLMDDYNDKMALSTMFSGLKEGKFVFSIEKNPPTTLAKLISRAQKYTNAEFSNSRKNVQVAEQSSKEKRPRNEEPQSSSKKPDDQASRNR, encoded by the coding sequence atggaagagaccaagcctcccttcacctcagaaatcatGGATGAGGTGATGCCACAGAGGTTCAGGATGCCTCCAGTCATCCAATACTCAGGGTCTGGAGACCCGTCAGAACATGTGGAGTCCTACCGTTCGTGGATACAGATCCAGTTGGCCACGGACGCAATGTTGTGTAGGGCTTTCTCGTTAACCCTCTCCGGGTCTACTCGAAGTTGGTATCGACAACTTAAGCCTAAGTCGATCGGCTCCTTTGCAGAGCTCAGCagattattccttacccagttcatcaCCAGTAAAAAGAGTCGGAAGCCGACTACTCATTTGTTCACCCTCAAGCAGGGGAACaaggagtcattgaaggacttcatCGCTCGCTTCAATAAAGAGGCACTGTTAATGGATGACTACAATGACAAGATGGCACTTTCTACCATGTTCAGCGGACTTAAGGAGGGGAAGTTCGTCTTCTCAATCGAGAAGAATCCACCGACTACTTTAGCCAAGCTCATCAGCCGAGCCCAGAAATACACCAATGCCGAGTTCTCTAACTCCCGTAAGAATGTCCAAGTTGCTGAGCAGTCATCTAAGGAGAAGAGACCGAGGAATGAAGAGCCTCAGTCATCCAGCAAAAAGCCAGACGATCAAGCCTCTCGCAATCGCTGA